One window of Ignavibacteria bacterium genomic DNA carries:
- a CDS encoding UDP-N-acetylmuramoyl-L-alanyl-D-glutamate--2,6-diaminopimelate ligase, translating into MRLNEILNHLSVIQLTGDFFAKEITGIHYNSAKVTKDSIFVAIKGYKTDGHLYALDAYSKGAAAVIVEDLHSIPDEIFRRSGQAKIVVEDSRKALAQLANAYYGFPSKNLLLFGVTGTKGKTTTTFIIKHILEKAGHKTGMIGTIANMIGDEKIPTDLTTPESVELNALFARMRAEGCTAAVMEASSHSLYLKRTFGLDFDGAVFTNLSSEHRDFHETMEDYASAKKILFDGLKSGAPAVYNIDDEYGCFISKDTEGRKIGFGKTGGSYTIENISYDFSGTSFTLLHNGIRVDLRTSLVGEFNAYNAAAAYVLMVEAGFDRELVAAGISEAPQVDGRFELIQKGDKKVLIDYAHSPGALEQVLISINKLAGNSPIFTVVGCGGNRDRTKRPVMGKIASDMSTKAVITSDNPRDEDPIAIINEVTAGIQKDNFVVYADREEAIKRAITESPENAIILVAGKGHEDYQIIKGVKSHFSDREIANKYLSQI; encoded by the coding sequence ATGAGATTAAACGAAATATTAAACCATCTTTCAGTAATTCAATTAACCGGTGATTTCTTCGCGAAAGAGATCACCGGAATTCATTATAACTCTGCAAAGGTTACCAAAGACTCCATCTTTGTCGCAATCAAGGGATACAAGACCGATGGTCACCTCTACGCCCTTGATGCCTACAGCAAAGGCGCAGCAGCGGTAATTGTTGAAGACTTGCACTCAATTCCTGATGAAATATTCAGAAGAAGCGGTCAGGCAAAGATTGTTGTGGAAGACTCCAGAAAAGCACTCGCTCAACTCGCAAATGCCTATTATGGATTTCCTTCAAAAAACCTCCTCTTGTTCGGTGTAACAGGTACGAAAGGAAAGACTACCACGACCTTTATCATTAAACATATTCTTGAAAAAGCGGGACACAAAACCGGAATGATTGGCACCATCGCCAATATGATCGGCGATGAAAAAATTCCAACAGACCTGACGACTCCTGAATCAGTGGAGTTAAATGCACTTTTTGCAAGAATGAGGGCAGAAGGTTGTACCGCTGCCGTGATGGAAGCTTCATCACACTCGCTTTACCTTAAAAGGACATTTGGTCTCGATTTTGATGGAGCTGTTTTTACTAATCTTTCCAGTGAACACCGTGATTTTCACGAGACTATGGAAGATTATGCATCCGCAAAAAAGATTTTGTTCGACGGTTTGAAGAGCGGAGCACCTGCTGTTTACAATATTGATGACGAATATGGCTGCTTTATCTCAAAAGATACCGAAGGAAGAAAAATTGGTTTCGGCAAGACCGGTGGAAGTTACACAATCGAAAACATCAGCTATGATTTTTCAGGTACTTCATTCACTCTTCTTCACAACGGAATAAGAGTCGATTTGAGAACTTCCCTCGTTGGTGAGTTCAATGCATACAATGCCGCGGCTGCTTATGTCCTTATGGTCGAAGCTGGATTTGACAGGGAACTTGTAGCTGCCGGTATATCAGAAGCACCACAGGTTGATGGCAGGTTTGAACTGATTCAAAAAGGGGACAAAAAAGTTTTGATTGACTATGCACACAGTCCCGGAGCTCTTGAGCAGGTGTTGATCAGCATCAATAAACTTGCAGGAAATTCCCCGATTTTTACAGTTGTGGGATGCGGTGGAAACCGCGACAGGACAAAGAGACCTGTAATGGGAAAAATTGCCTCAGACATGTCTACCAAGGCGGTAATCACAAGTGATAATCCCAGAGACGAAGATCCGATTGCTATTATAAACGAAGTTACAGCAGGCATCCAGAAGGACAATTTTGTCGTATATGCCGATCGTGAAGAGGCTATCAAAAGAGCGATAACTGAAAGTCCTGAAAATGCAATCATACTGGTAGCCGGCAAGGGGCACGAGGATTACCAAATAATTAAAGGAGTCAAGAGCCATTTCTCAGACCGCGAAATTGCAAATAAATATTTATCTCAAATCTGA